Proteins from one Panicum virgatum strain AP13 chromosome 7K, P.virgatum_v5, whole genome shotgun sequence genomic window:
- the LOC120642248 gene encoding 7-deoxyloganetin glucosyltransferase-like: protein MGSIAAYAGKPHAVLVPAAAQGHVTPMLKLGKILHCWGFHVTFVNTEYNHRRLLRSRGAGALDGLPGFRFATIPDGLPPSDADVTQDGASLCRSTAETCLPHFRSLLAELNASTDAPPVTCVVGDDVMSFTQEAAREIGVPCALLWTSSTCGYTGYRYYRTLIEEGVFPLKEEQLTNGFLDTPVESAPGLSKHIRFKDLPSFIRSTDPDEFMVHFALKATEQIAAADAAVLNTLYELEQEAVDGMRAMIPPAVTIHAVGPLALLAEQIVPHGGQLEALGSNLWKEDGSCLAWLEGRRPGSVVFVNYGSITVMTNAELVEFAWGLANSGHDFLWVIRPDLVSGDAAVLPPEFLEAVEGRGLLATWCPQEAVLRHEAVGVFLTHSGWNSTLESLCAGVPMLCWPFIADQQTNCRYKCAEWGVAMEIGHDVRRETVEGKIREAMDGEKGKEMRRRAAEWREAAVRATRPGGGSYASLEKLVNDVLLSGGKSS from the exons ATGGGCTCCATCGCCGCCTACGCCGGCAAGCCGCACGCCGTGCTGGTGCCGGCCGCGGCGCAGGGCCACGTCACGCCGATGCTGAAGCTGGGCAAGATCCTCCACTGCTGGGGCTTCCATGTCACCTTCGTGAACACGGAGTAcaaccaccgccgcctcctccgctcccGCGGCGCTGGCGCCCTCGACGGCCTCCCGGGCTTCCGCTTCGCCACCATCCCGGACGGCCTGCCGCCGTCCGACGCGGACGTCACACAGGACGGGGCCTCGCTCTGCCGTTCCACGGCGGAGACCTGCCTCCCGCACTTCAGGAGCCTCCTCGCTGAGCTCAACGCCTCCACGGACGCGCCGCCGGTCACCTGCGTCGTCGGCGACGACGTCATGAGCTTCACCCAGGAAGCCGCCAGGGAGATCGGCGTGCCGTGCGCGCTGCTCTGGACGTCCAGCACCTGCGGCTACACGGGCTACCGCTACTACCGCACCCTCATCGAAGAGGGCGTCTTCCCTCTCAAAG AGGAGCAGCTGACGAATGGGTTCTTGGACACGCCGGTGGAGAGCGCGCCCGGGTTGAGCAAGCACATCCGGTTCAAGGACCTCCCAAGCTTCATCCGTTCGACGGACCCCGACGAGTTCATGGTCCATTTCGCCCTCAAGGCGACGGAGCAGAtagccgccgcggacgccgccgtcCTCAACACCTTGTACGAGCTCGAGCAGGAGGCGGTCGACGGCATGCGCGCCATGATCCCGCCTGCAGTGACCATCCACGCCGTCGGCCCGCTCGCCCTGCTCGCCGAGCAGATCGTGCCCCATGGAGGCCAGCTCGAAGCGCTGGGCTCCAACCTCTGGAAGGAGGACGGCTCCTGCCTCGCCTGGCTGGAGGGCCGGAGGCCCGGGTCCGTGGTGTTCGTCAACTACGGCAGCATCACGGTGATGACCAacgcggagctggtggagttcGCGTGGGGGCTGGCCAACAGCGGCCACGACTTCCTGTGGGTCATCCGGCCGGACCTCGTGagcggcgacgccgccgtgctgccgccGGAGTTCCTGGAGGCGGTAGAGGGGCGCGGCCTGCTGGCGACCTGGTGCCCGCAGGAGGCGGTGCTGCGGCACGAGGCGGTGGGCGTGTTCCTGACGCACTCCGGGTGGAACTCGACGCTGGAGAGCCTCTGCGCTGGGGTGCCGATGCTGTGCTGGCCCTTCATCGCGGACCAGCAGACCAACTGCCGGTACAAGTGCGCCGAGTGGGGCGTGGCCATGGAGATCGGCCACGACGTGCGGCGGGAGACCGTGGAGGGGAAGATACGGGAGGCCATGGACGGGGAGAAAGGGAAGGAGAtgcggcgccgcgcggcggaGTGGCGGGAGGCGGCCGTGCGCGCGACGCGGCCCGGCGGGGGCTCGTACGCCAGCCTCGAGAAGCTGGTGAACGACGTGCTCCTGTCGGGTGGCAAGAGCTCTTGA